In Elgaria multicarinata webbii isolate HBS135686 ecotype San Diego chromosome 15, rElgMul1.1.pri, whole genome shotgun sequence, one genomic interval encodes:
- the LOC134409327 gene encoding spatacsin-like — MVKVVRGGGFEGIRCITHVLNLVELGCSFGELSAHDSEKLLRVILSSQQPDRGKKAQAFLTTQGLEPEMVAELVAEEVTREVLAPLQGKGEKQVLNPAEESEAFLQLAKLCQDPTLVGVKLLDKISSVPHGELACTTELLILAHNCFSLTCHMEGIIRVLQAARTLTDEHLAPSEEYGLVRLLTGIGRYNEMAYIFDLLHEKHHFEVLMRKKLDPSGTLKTALLDYIKRCRPGDSEKHNMIALCFSMCREIAENHEAAANVQLKLIESQPWGCEEDFCVRQSLRCKRLTKLITLQLHFLNTNPKTKLINLSQKSLLECAMSLPRFYPAAVVAEAYDFVPDWAEVLYQQVIVKEDFSYLEECKQRGLLKASTFEEIAQEFKQRAGNEPALKNLKKLLTYCDDIDVYYKLAYDNQFYDVVNMLLKDFHIGKNTREIIKWFFAF, encoded by the exons GAGCTGGGCTGTTCCTTCGGTGAGCTCTCCGCCCATGATTCTGAGAAGCTGCTTCGGGTGATCCTGTCCTCCCAGCAGCCAGACAGGGGCAAGAAGGCCCAGGCCTTCCTCACCACCCAGGGGCTGGAGCCAGAGATGGTGGCGGAGCTCGTGGCTGAGGAAGTCACCCGAGAAGTGCTGGCGCCTTTGCAAGGAAAAG GGGAAAAGCAAGTCTTAAATCCAGCAGAGGAGAGCGAGGCGTTCCTGCAGTTGGCCAAACTGTGCCAGGACCCCACCCTGGTTGGCGTGAAGCTATTGGATAAAATTTCATCTGTCCCTCACGGGGAGCTTGCCTGCA cTACAGAGCTCCTGATCCTCGCCCATAATTGCTTCAGCCTCACGTGTCATATGGAAGGGATTATTCGCGTTCTCCAAGCTGCCCGAACGCTCACGGACGAACACTTAGCACCCAGCGAAGAATACGGCCTT GTTCGACTTCTCACTGGCATCGGCAGGTACAACGAGATGGCCTACATCTTTGACTTGCTGCATGAGAAGCACCACTTTGAGGTGCTAATGAGAAAGAAGTTGGACCCG AGCGGGACCCTCAAGACAGCGCTGCTGGACTACAtcaagcgctgccgcccaggagaCAGCGAGAAGCACAACATGATCGCCCTCTGCTTCAGCATGTGCCGGGAGATTGCGGAGAACCACGAGGCGGCAGCCAATGTCCAGCTGAAGCTCATTGAATCCCAGCCTTGGG GATGCGAAGAG GACTTCTGTGTGCGTCAGTCCTTGCGCTGCAAGAGGCTGACAAAGCTCATTACGCTGCAGCTCCACTTCCTGAACACCAACCCCAAAACCAAGCTGATCAACCTGAGCCAGAAGAGCCTGCTGGAATGTGCCATGTCCCTGCCCAGGTTCTACCCG GCGGCAGTCGTGGCTGAGGCCTATGACTTCGTTCCGGACTGGGCTGAAGTCCTGTATCAGCAAGTGATTGTAAAGGAGGACTTCAGCTACCTGGAGGAGTGCAAGCAGCGTGGCCTGCTCAAGGCGAGCACCTTTGAGGAAATTGCCCAGGA GTTCAAGCAGCGTGCAGGCAATGAACCGGCTCTAAAAAACCTGAAGAAGCTGTTGACCTATTGTGATGATATCGATGTGTATTACAAACTAGCTTATGACAACCAGTTCTACGACGTAGTGAACATGCTTCTGAAGGATTTCCACATTGGCAAGAACACAcgtgaaataataaaatggttcTTTGCTTTCTGA